From Amphiprion ocellaris isolate individual 3 ecotype Okinawa chromosome 10, ASM2253959v1, whole genome shotgun sequence, one genomic window encodes:
- the LOC118469336 gene encoding M1-specific T cell receptor alpha chain-like isoform X10, giving the protein MFFGSGTRLTVEPQDEFEPYYYKLQDDETTVCLATGFSRHNATSNHTDYSEEFKKTEAGRISSPDPALYNQVIFPTDNGEQCEASGTESGPCEDTLTPDPMVNGVSFTILVLRVIFLKTVVFDILMTMRLWISQ; this is encoded by the exons aGGACGAGTTCGAGCCATACTACTACAAATTGCAAGATGATGAGACCACGGTTTGCCTGGCCACCGGCTTCAGCAGACACAATGCTACATCAAACCACACAGACTACTCTGAAGAGTTCAAGAAGACTGAAGCCGGTCGCATATCATCTCCAGATCCCGCTCTGTACAACCAGGTGATTTTTCCAACAGACAATGGAGAACAATGTGAAG cATCTGGTACTGAGTCCGGCCCATGTGAAGATACTCTGACACCAG ATCCAATGGTGAATGGAGTGTCTTTTACCATCCTGGTCCTCAGAGTGATCTTCCTCAAGACCGTCGTCTTTGACATCCTGATGACTATGCGGCTGTGGATCAGTCAAT
- the LOC118469336 gene encoding uncharacterized protein LOC118469336 isoform X4, translating into MVETEDEFEPYYYKLQDDETTVCLATGFSRHNATSNHTDYSEEFKKTEAGRISSPDPALYNQVIFPTDNGEQCEASGTESGPCEDTLTPDPMVNGVSFTILVLRVIFLKTVVFDILMTMRLWISQ; encoded by the exons aGGACGAGTTCGAGCCATACTACTACAAATTGCAAGATGATGAGACCACGGTTTGCCTGGCCACCGGCTTCAGCAGACACAATGCTACATCAAACCACACAGACTACTCTGAAGAGTTCAAGAAGACTGAAGCCGGTCGCATATCATCTCCAGATCCCGCTCTGTACAACCAGGTGATTTTTCCAACAGACAATGGAGAACAATGTGAAG cATCTGGTACTGAGTCCGGCCCATGTGAAGATACTCTGACACCAG ATCCAATGGTGAATGGAGTGTCTTTTACCATCCTGGTCCTCAGAGTGATCTTCCTCAAGACCGTCGTCTTTGACATCCTGATGACTATGCGGCTGTGGATCAGTCAAT
- the LOC118469336 gene encoding uncharacterized protein LOC118469336 isoform X11, producing MVESKDEFEPYYYKLQDDETTVCLATGFSRHNATSNHTDYSEEFKKTEAGRISSPDPALYNQVIFPTDNGEQCEASGTESGPCEDTLTPDPMVNGVSFTILVLRVIFLKTVVFDILMTMRLWISQ from the exons aGGACGAGTTCGAGCCATACTACTACAAATTGCAAGATGATGAGACCACGGTTTGCCTGGCCACCGGCTTCAGCAGACACAATGCTACATCAAACCACACAGACTACTCTGAAGAGTTCAAGAAGACTGAAGCCGGTCGCATATCATCTCCAGATCCCGCTCTGTACAACCAGGTGATTTTTCCAACAGACAATGGAGAACAATGTGAAG cATCTGGTACTGAGTCCGGCCCATGTGAAGATACTCTGACACCAG ATCCAATGGTGAATGGAGTGTCTTTTACCATCCTGGTCCTCAGAGTGATCTTCCTCAAGACCGTCGTCTTTGACATCCTGATGACTATGCGGCTGTGGATCAGTCAAT
- the LOC118469336 gene encoding uncharacterized protein LOC118469336 isoform X9: MIFGSGTRLIVEHKDEFEPYYYKLQDDETTVCLATGFSRHNATSNHTDYSEEFKKTEAGRISSPDPALYNQVIFPTDNGEQCEASGTESGPCEDTLTPDPMVNGVSFTILVLRVIFLKTVVFDILMTMRLWISQ, from the exons aGGACGAGTTCGAGCCATACTACTACAAATTGCAAGATGATGAGACCACGGTTTGCCTGGCCACCGGCTTCAGCAGACACAATGCTACATCAAACCACACAGACTACTCTGAAGAGTTCAAGAAGACTGAAGCCGGTCGCATATCATCTCCAGATCCCGCTCTGTACAACCAGGTGATTTTTCCAACAGACAATGGAGAACAATGTGAAG cATCTGGTACTGAGTCCGGCCCATGTGAAGATACTCTGACACCAG ATCCAATGGTGAATGGAGTGTCTTTTACCATCCTGGTCCTCAGAGTGATCTTCCTCAAGACCGTCGTCTTTGACATCCTGATGACTATGCGGCTGTGGATCAGTCAAT